Part of the Verrucomicrobiales bacterium genome, TTATCACCGTTTGGCCAAGATGACTGATCTTGATGCGGGTCAAGGCGGGGACACCCCAAGGCGTTCAGCCTCCGTCCATGAAGTTCGATTTTGACGACCGGCCGTTCATTGTGATCTGGGAGGTGACGCGCGCGTGCAGCCTCGCCTGCCGCCATTGCCGAGCCGAGGCGAACCTGACCCAGCACCCTCTGGAACTGAACACACCAGAGGCGTCGCGGTTCATCGAGCAAGTGGCACGCTGCCAACCCAAACTTTTCGTGATGACAGGCGGCGACCCCATTCGTCGACCCGATCTTCAAACGCTCATCCGTCACGCGACCGATTGCGGGCTGCGCGTGAGTTTGAGTCCCAGCGCGACGCCGGAGTTTGCGGCGGCGGACCTCAACGCGTTCAAGGCGGCGGGAGTCGAACGCATCTCGCTCAGTCTCGACGGCGCGAGCTGCGAGACGCACGACCGGTTTCGCGGCGTCGCAGGCACCTGGAACTGGACCATGGAAGCCATCGCCAACGCCGCGCTGGCTGGCATTCCCATCCAGATCAACACCACTTTCACC contains:
- a CDS encoding radical SAM protein, yielding MKFDFDDRPFIVIWEVTRACSLACRHCRAEANLTQHPLELNTPEASRFIEQVARCQPKLFVMTGGDPIRRPDLQTLIRHATDCGLRVSLSPSATPEFAAADLNAFKAAGVERISLSLDGASCETHDRFRGVAGTWNWTMEAIANAALAGIPIQINTTFTRQNFCEFDSFVRLLDEIRPALWSVFQLVPTGRGKVDDLLTGKQMEELFERLARLSRTAPYDIKTTEGQHYRRVVLQQAHGAKPSGARAPLGINDGKGFVFVSHIGNIQPS